The window TCTTGCTTAGACGGACTCCAAACAAGCCAAATAGGGGAGTACGCTCCAACACCTGGAAGAATAGTGGCTGGGGATCCTTGAACCAATCTTACCAATGAGTGCGGACTCCACGACCCCTCAAGACCATATAAGCCCCTCCTTCTCGAGGCACATTGGAAAGATGATGACCCTCTCGAGGAACATAACAAGGATCAGCCAACTGACGAGAAGGTCCAGCCTCATTCCTACCGCGACGAGGCATGCTGCATCGTCAAACATTCACAAGTAAGTATTCCTCTCACTCTCATAAAATAACTTAAACATTCTAGAAGAGGGATAGACATCGTGAATGGGCTTCTGAAGGCCCACACCTCAAGGCCTACATTTCAAAGTCGATTGGTTAAAGCCCATTCCAAAGCGCATTGGTCAAAGCCCATctcaaggcccatttcaaaagcCCATTGATCAAAGCCCATCTCAAGGCCCATTGTCTAAGGCCCACATTTCCAAGTCCCATTCCAAAGTCCAATGTTCAAGGCCCATACTTAAAGGCCGAATCCATTACCAAGATCCATGGCCCAGGGCCCATTGTCCAAATCCTTATCTCTAGGCCCATGATCCAAGCTCACTTAGAGAATCCAACCCGTACTTggaaccaaaaatcaagccaggaagtgtggtccactccaCAAATGATGATCCACCATCAAGATCCGCACGGTTGGAAGATCCAACTGGGCCACAAATCATCAATCTAGCCCATCAATGAATCACTATTTCATGATGTGTTGAACTTGGGCCTTCctctccttaaaaaaaaaaaaccaaaaaataaataataaaatccatGCACAAAATATGAGTGAGGCAcatttcttatcacaccccactgaatcaataatataaaaaaaaaaaaacaaaaacaaaaatacatCATTCCATGGCAAACGAAAATTTTCCAACAAGCTCAAAGTACTGGAATTCCAGGCAAACATTCCCAAGATCCGGATCATTGGCTTCCCATGTCCAAAAAGAAAATCCAGGGCCACAAATAAGATGTCTCAAAAACTCCACGAGCATGGATGCTAAAATCCATCAAATAGAAAAATCATTCCACAAAGAGACAACCACCTGGAAGAAGATCAAGGAGAAGAAGCAGAAAAGAGGTGGGAATGGCAAGGAAGCAGCACAAAAGGAAGACAACAGCTTGGATTGAAACAACGATGGCATCCTTAGAAGgaaaaatgagaagaagaaataagGAGGAAGGAAACTTGGCCCGGACCAATGCCAATGCCCGTGCAGTGGACAAATGGGTGTTAtgcggtagtccgactaccgcccGCTACCCAACGTGCATGGATCAGCACATCTGTCCCTTGTGAAGTGATAGGACGTCTGGAGAATGCTTCGGACCGACGGATAATGGACGGAAATGTGAGAAATGGAAGATTCTCACGAAATAAACTCACTATCTCACGAGAAATTGCAAAATCTCGTGAGAAATTGGGAAtcttgataaaataaaaaataatttcaggaaaatatataaaaaaatgtagaaaaggaaaatacacaaATAATAGCGAAATAAAAGCCTAGATTAGCCCCATTAACTCACTAGTGGGGGCAATGCTGTCTACGATTTATTCAAATAATGTAATAAAAACCGAACGACGATGCCCTCCCGCGAGATCGAACGGATCTTTTCAACAATCTCAAAAATATTTACAATAAAATTCCCAAGGAGTATAGCTCTAAAGAGAATAATTTTCAccaaacaaaaattttcaaaaaaaaaaacgcatTCGGCATGCAATATACTGAGGAATCTCCTATATTCCCCAATTGTGTCCAGCACAAACAGCAAAATAAGATTCGATCTTTTTCGGTTTCGCTGGAGAATGATCGAATCCGTATATGATACAAGTACGATTGGCTCgatctctatatctggacagtcgtatGACTCAAATGCAAGTGACGATTTGATCTATCTCTGGTAAGAATAACCAAATTCAAAGCGGAGAAGATCCGTTGTAACCGAAgtatcaaaattaaaaaattgcaTGGAAAAAGATTACTCGCACATACTTAGTCCGGGATATTTGGAAAGTCTGATCAAGTCTAAGTTGGCGTAGTGAGTTCTCCATAAGGCCGCAGAACGCACatggcagctaaccactttgacgatcaaacgaAACAAGGACTCCTAAGGTGATTACATAGCAAAGGAAACACAAGATCCAAATAGTACAGGAATTCTCGTAAAGCCGTAGAACCCGCAGGGGCCCTACTTTTCATACTTATCCTCCGATGCTACCaacaatctgacgtgaaagggttgtgatccATGGCCCGTAATGCCGCAGAACGCGCAAGGtcaatcacaacgttttccttataccctcatgatatgtgcgagTCATCTCTCTTCCAAACAGTAAGCTGACTACGATACAATGGCAGACAATAGATTTGAACCACAATATTTTTTGACCAGCAGGGTGGGGTGTTCACTCGCTTTGGCACTCGGTTGCTCGTAACCTCGGTCAAAGAAGGGCATCTGTAGACGCCTcacccaggctagcaacttgataaggcAAGGATGACCCTTAGGAAGAGAGTCGGAAACCACaaccattccctaaaccctaacctaaaccccaaCCTAAACTCTAACTCAAACCATTATCCAAACCAGAGCCTACCCGAAAATTGATCCAGTTCCCAAAAACATACCCAgccattttgatccaaaatatccaaaaacagACTTTGGGCCTACCAGAGGCCCCAAAACAGGCTCACCAGCCAAAACCCAAGGAAAAACTAGCCCCGGCAGTAATTGGAGTACTGCCCCCTATCCGACAGGTGTCTCCTTTGAGCACACAGCTGTCCcccatcccaaagtcaactttcctatAAAATTACCCCTGAAGTTCACCctatttactattttaccaaaCGCAAAGAGCTTATAAGAACATGCCACATAGCACTTCTCTCCCCTTAACTAATCGTAAGCCGCCATGTCAGCATTTACCCTCTATAAACTCTGGAATTACCGAAGTGTCGTCTCAAAAGGATATAAATATCCTTCACCTCTCTTCATTTCACACAACACTTCTACCCAAGAgataaatttctcaaaattttttaagggagagtaagagagagaggaagagcaaGTGAGTGAGAGTGAAAGAGAGCTCTTAAGTCTTCAAGCCCCCACCTTTAACCTTCCCTTAGCCTCCTCTAAACCATCCTTAACTCCTACAATCTCATCCAGGTTGGTTATAGTACGCTCCATGTCCTAGCTATTTTCAGTGCAAGCATCATACTATCTTCCATAAAGCATTCATCATATCATTATTTccattctcaacccccttgctcctctagatcaccattgaatgtatgctctgtaaCTTGCCAAATATTggatcttgtcacatcagaaactcatggtagtctagtcccttttaaaaaaaactatattAGCATCATTGCATCCACTTTTCTAGACATTCCTTGGATGTATGCTCTGTAGCTTACCGGAATCCTGGATTTTACTACATCAGAAATCTGAGTTTTCCTAGTCCCACTTCGATCATATCTTCTCATCCCTTAAGATTACTTTACCACACGGAGTAGAGACCGTACACTTATACGGGCAGAGAAGGTACCTAAAACTTTCTCTttttgtaactgaggtcccttactcagaatcccgGATCGCGGACTAGGAGTCAATTTAAAGTAAGGGAGTTTTCGGATTCTTTAGTTTTGCATATTCTGCAGGTTTTAGCCGATTGCGAGATTTTGGATTAAGTgcctagtggcgactccaagacaTCATATTCAATCACCCCCTTTGTCAAACAAACAAAAACCTGACAAAAATCGTTAAAACCAGTATAGGCGCTGATTTCCTAGCATTCacaaacgtctaccattgaaattcttttaggggtcacagaagtttcagatcaatatgaaatttatttttcctcttcatccatgtagtgtgaccttattaataaattggatgtaaaataaatgttatggtgggccctacgaatttttagcggtgaaaatcatatttttaaattttttaaaaataaaataaaatagaagattGATCCGAACCAtatcaatccgatccgactcgatttccctgaccgagtcagactcgttTCCGATCAAGCCAGCATTACaacagatcggatcgagtcagaggaATCGGACTCGGTCGcagatcggatcaagttcgaGTCAGTGCATTGGAAAtttcgaattgagtcgagttggatccaatccggtccaactcgactcgatgcccacctctatccaATAGGAATGTGAGCCGCTTCACGTTGGTGCGTTGCAGCTGCATGTGGATGCTAACACCGTGCGGTTGCGACCACGGTAGTGTTTTGatgtcaccaattaatgtagggcattatggtgtatgtattatatccacaccgttcattcattttttgagatcattttgagACGTTGGtctaaaaatgagtttgatcgaaagctcaagtggaccacaccactaaaagCATTGGAGACAATGACGCtcatagttgaaaccttcatatggcccaccatgatatttatttcccATAAAACCAGCTCATCagatcatacagacctagatgagttGAAAACAAAGATATCACGTTgatctaaaaagttttcaatgataggcgttaAATCCTgctgctttctatggtttggtacacagatctggatatgcttaatttttggaatcataccCTGAAATATCTAGAAGACGTGGCTACCACCGATGTCGGTGGTGTGGGGGCATACCACGTGATCAGCTTCAAGTGCAACCACggggcggattaggtgcggcgaCGGTCTCCCACAAGATGGTACGGCTCTTACCTTTTggtccatattgatgtatgtattatatatcctcgccgtccattaattttttcagatcattttacgtgACACAACCAAAAATCAATcacatccaattctcaggtggatcataccaaaaGAAAGGGTGGTGATTAactattaatgagccacaaaagttttctatcaagcatatatttatttttttccattaatCCATGTTCATGTAAGCTtacaaacagattggatggtatataaatattACGGTAAGTCCTAGAAAATTTTAACGGTAGatcgtttaatcaccactgtttcctacggtatgatcctcttgagatttggatatttttaattttcgtTTAAATACccctaaatgatctggaaaaacggatggacggcgtggatatagaatatatacatcaagttagGCTCCGCAGTAAGGGACGCATCGTATtggtgggccgcacctaattCGCTAGCCGCCGCCGCcccccatccccccccccccaattccACTCTCAGTGAGCAAGAAATCAGAAAATCACCTCCAAGAAATCAAATCCTATTAGCATTCGTCATGGATAGGGTTTCTGAAGAAGGGAATCGAAAGAAAAAGCAAAATCTGATAGAACGATCATCATCACAATTCGAGCAATACAACGGCCCAGATTTCATCAGCAATTTGCCCGACACGATCCTCACCTCCATCATCTCCCTTCTCCCCCTCAGAGAAGCAGCTAGAACCTCCATCCTCTCCAAGAATTGGATCGATCTCTGGAAATCAATCCCATTTCTCCTTTTAGACGAATCCATCGCTCCCAAAGATCCCAACGGACGAGACGATCTCTATCCCGAAGAGAAATGGATCAAAGCCGTCCAATGCATCCTCATGGCCCGCCGGGATCCCATCATGAGCTGCAGCATCATCAGCAGGTTCTTGTCGATTAAACCCCTTGATGCCGACCATTTCCTTCTCTGCCTGTCGAAAATCGGGGTCGAGAAGCTCCACCTGGTAAATTCATCCGTTGACGCCTTTTGCATTCCTGCTTCCGCGTTCTCGATCCTGTCTCTCAAGAGCCTACTACTGGACAGGTGTGCGCTCCTGGAAATCCCAACGCAATTCGAGGCATTTGCCAGCCTCAAGGCGATCTGCTTCAATTTCGTCATATCTACTGATGACGTGATCGCGCGGTTGGTGTCGTCTTGCCCGGTGTTGGAGAGCTTGGGGCTGCATTATTGCACTGGGGTTAAAGAATTCAGGATCAGTGCTCCGAAGCTCTTGTTTCTGGACATCTCTGTGTTTGTGCCGGCACGTGTTCGACTGATTGACGCCCCGCATTTGGAGCATTCCGATTTTTCATTCAACTTCCCACCTTCGTGGAGAAGCAGTTCATGGGGGGTCAGCGAATCCGTGATGCTAGTTGAGCTTTTGAGAGACATGAGCCATGTGAAGAGGCTTTCTCTTTCTTGGAATGATGCTTTTGCTAAGGTAGTTTTCAATCTTAGAAATGTTATTTGCAGATGCACATCTGCACACACAAAACACAGACGCCTCACCTGCATGCTTGacctgggccattcatcaggtgagccgcACAGTGAAATTTCCATGGTCCAAAAACCTGATTATCCAATGATCAAATATGCTTTGGATAAGAAAAAGAGTTACCAATTGTCCATATTTAATGTATGTGAATGGCCCACCTGTTGAACATCCAGGATCATGCAAATGCACACCCCATCGGCACATGTGGGACACGGGTTTCATGCATCTGCCAAGTCAATATGGTAATCCTTGCATCATTTTCCATGAATTTTCTTGTGTGGTAGTGCCTGTCAGCAGGAGATGTACCAAGTAGCCTGCCCACAGAACACCTGCTGCAGAATTTGACAATTCTTTCAATGAAAGTGAGTTTTATTGATGGAATGGTGTTTCCCTTCTTAAGTTTCTTGCTTAGGAGTTGTC is drawn from Magnolia sinica isolate HGM2019 chromosome 5, MsV1, whole genome shotgun sequence and contains these coding sequences:
- the LOC131245581 gene encoding F-box/FBD/LRR-repeat protein At1g13570-like; amino-acid sequence: MDRVSEEGNRKKKQNLIERSSSQFEQYNGPDFISNLPDTILTSIISLLPLREAARTSILSKNWIDLWKSIPFLLLDESIAPKDPNGRDDLYPEEKWIKAVQCILMARRDPIMSCSIISRFLSIKPLDADHFLLCLSKIGVEKLHLVNSSVDAFCIPASAFSILSLKSLLLDRCALLEIPTQFEAFASLKAICFNFVISTDDVIARLVSSCPVLESLGLHYCTGVKEFRISAPKLLFLDISVFVPARVRLIDAPHLEHSDFSFNFPPSWRSSSWGVSESVMLVELLRDMSHVKRLSLSWNDAFAKCLSAGDVPSSLPTEHLLQNLTILSMKVSFIDGMVFPFLSFLLRSCPRLQELVIECYGDETVRYGPSKLKSNYWEQQQPFECLASSLEAIQMKRMHSDCAYEMAFVEFLLMKAGLLKTMIMTHRGSGEVLKELCLLQWASPHIQLTLTPSK